The sequence below is a genomic window from Brachyhypopomus gauderio isolate BG-103 chromosome 5, BGAUD_0.2, whole genome shotgun sequence.
AGTGAGGGGTACAACAAATGTGAGGGGTATAACAACAGTGAGGGGTACAACCACAGTGAGGGGTATAACAACAGTGAGGGGTACAACAAAAGTGAGGAGTACAACAACAGTGAGGGGTATAACCACAGTGAGGGGTATAACAACAGTGAGGGGTACAACAGCAGTGAGGGGTACAACAAAAGTGAGGAGTACAACAACAGTGAGGGGTACAACCACAGTGAGGGGTATAACAACAGTGAGGGGAACAACAGCAGTGAGGTGTACAACAAAAGTGAGGGGTACAACAAAAGTGAGGAGTACAACAACAGTGAGGGGTATAACAAAAGTGAGGGGTATAACAACATTGAGCGGTACAACAACAGTGCAAAATATGCTGATTATAATAAAGTTGAGATCTCCAGTGAAGTTGCGCTGGTCGTATTTCTTCTTATAATAGATCTACTCTGTGTGATTCTAGGAAAGATCATCATCTGTTTGGTTGTGTTTGCGGGAGCTGGATTGATACTACTGGCCCAGTTGCTATGGAGATGCTACTTCAAAGGCACAGGTGAATGACAAGAATGTTCCTGATGTCCAGAGCACAGGCAGATTAACCACACTCATCTATTCAGATTAACCACACTGATCTACTCAGATTACCCAAACTCATCTACTCATTCCTAGCTGCATTGTTTAATCCTGTGATGCATTGTCACATTCTTTAAATCTTACACCTGAGGTACTGAAAAATCTatgaatatatttttatatctaAATTCTATGATACTATCAATAATTTTCCTCTGTATATTCTGTGCAAGCCAAAATGCAATGAAATTTCATTCTGCATACACCTGTGTGTaatgaatgacaataaaaattGTCAATGTCTAAGTCTAAGTCTAAAGGAAGATTAACCACACTCATCTACTCCTCATTCCCAGCTGCAAAAGCCAATAGGACTGAACATATCTATGCCAACATAGATCATTCTCCAGCAATCACACAACCTGGTGAGCAGCCTGCAACATTTGCTTCATCTTGTGTAAATACGActagtacgtgtgtgtatggcaCTGGATATAAACAGGATAAAACTTTTTAGACTAGTACATGTGTGCATGGCACTGGGTATAAACAGGAgccctttctttctttttcagcATCTTCCCGTCCAAATGAATCCAAATCCAAGTATGTGCTAGCAGGTGATCCAAAAATAGTGAACCttggtaaaaataaataataaataaacaataaataaatacattatttaaataataaataaacaataatacaGTAAAATGAGAAAGGAAAGTATAGATGCAGTAATATAGATGAAATATAAATGAAAGTGTTGATAAATTGATGTCATGTCATGTTCGTCTctcaggtgggtggggcttACTATAATCCCctgacacctgagggtcatttgtctgtctatatgtgtcttgtctttgtatcagttgactgctggttattatatccttcatttggattagTTCACAGATTTTTAAGTTTGTACACTTTATCCATTAAATCCTCCTTTTCTCCTGAGGCTGGTGTGATCACT
It includes:
- the LOC143513864 gene encoding uncharacterized protein LOC143513864, coding for MMKHITEITVICLLLYGSLHIAQTDDSSSKESNENHDTVEDSNEDSREDGKIIICLVVFAGAGLILLAQLLWRCYFKGTAAKANRTEHIYANIDHSPAITQPASSRPNESKSKYVLAGDPKIVNLGKNK